A region of Cellulophaga sp. RHA19 DNA encodes the following proteins:
- a CDS encoding acyl-CoA dehydrogenase family protein, whose amino-acid sequence MKPDLFEAPDYYNIDDLLSEEHKLVRDAARQWVKRDVSPIIEDYAQKAEFPKQIISGLAEIGAFGPYIPEEYGGAGLDQISYGLIMQEIERGDSGVRSTASVQSSLVMYPIYTYGTEEQRKKYLPKLASGEFMGSFGLTEPNHGSNPGGMETKYKDMGDHYLLNGAKLWISNSPFCDVAVVWAKNEEGRINGLIVERGMEGFSTPETHNKWSLRASATGELIFDNVKVPKENLLPNKNGLGAPLGCLDSARYGIAWGAIGAAMDCYDTALRYAKERIQFGKPIGAYQLQQKKLAEMITEITKAQLLALRLGQLKNEGKASTAQISMAKRNNVDMALNIAREARQILGAMGITGEYSIMRHMMNLESVITYEGTHDIHLLITGMDITGLNAFK is encoded by the coding sequence ATGAAACCAGATTTATTTGAAGCACCAGATTATTATAATATAGACGATTTATTGTCTGAAGAACATAAATTGGTGAGAGATGCTGCCCGACAGTGGGTAAAAAGAGATGTATCTCCTATTATTGAAGATTATGCTCAAAAAGCAGAGTTTCCAAAACAAATAATTAGCGGATTAGCAGAAATAGGCGCTTTTGGCCCTTACATTCCTGAAGAATACGGAGGTGCAGGTTTAGACCAAATTAGTTATGGTTTAATTATGCAAGAGATAGAGCGTGGAGATAGCGGTGTACGCTCTACGGCGTCTGTACAATCTTCATTAGTAATGTATCCAATATACACTTATGGTACTGAAGAGCAACGCAAAAAATACCTGCCAAAATTAGCAAGTGGTGAGTTTATGGGTAGTTTTGGTTTAACAGAACCTAACCACGGCTCTAACCCAGGTGGCATGGAGACTAAATACAAGGATATGGGCGACCATTACCTTTTAAATGGTGCTAAATTATGGATTTCTAATTCTCCTTTTTGTGATGTTGCTGTAGTTTGGGCTAAAAACGAAGAAGGCAGAATAAACGGACTAATTGTAGAACGAGGAATGGAAGGCTTTTCCACTCCTGAAACTCACAACAAATGGTCTTTAAGAGCATCTGCTACGGGCGAGCTTATTTTTGACAATGTAAAAGTGCCAAAAGAAAACTTATTACCTAACAAAAACGGATTGGGGGCACCGTTAGGTTGTTTAGATTCTGCTAGGTATGGTATTGCTTGGGGTGCAATTGGAGCCGCAATGGATTGTTATGATACCGCTTTACGTTATGCAAAAGAGCGCATACAATTTGGTAAGCCAATTGGCGCATACCAGCTACAGCAAAAAAAATTAGCAGAAATGATTACCGAAATTACCAAAGCACAGTTACTAGCATTACGCTTAGGGCAGCTTAAAAATGAAGGTAAAGCAAGCACTGCACAAATATCTATGGCAAAACGTAATAATGTAGATATGGCGTTAAATATTGCAAGAGAAGCAAGACAAATTTTAGGTGCTATGGGTATTACTGGCGAATACAGCATTATGCGACATATGATGAACCTAGAAAGTGTTATCACTTATGAGGGCACACACGATATTCATTTACTTATAACAGGTATGGATATTACAGGTCTTAATGCCTTTAAATAA
- a CDS encoding carboxypeptidase-like regulatory domain-containing protein: MRKTTQLVILIFTLIISNYSTAQELTASIKDTANKEAIPYVSVVLSNKKGVITNGEGKFSLSTTNTTAIDSIFISCIGYETIAQPVSTFTDSIIYMTPKTIELNEVLVSNKNYTGEEIIDMVKDSLDKNYNKDFTRKKIFLRESNYEGLDKTNYTFMKSTIKELNKPFLDSVITALPKRDNSYSEVLCDIYGNYNAETLKIDPIKACRLYDKNSELDITKLEEKFNDIIKKNVKPDSYFKIKSGIVGVKVDGELSNPSDVKKDSAALKKELKEKKKLEEARRVSYATYKKTTIGNQFSNLFYMDDPKLNVITKSGRYNFTIKDYTYWGNAPVYIIDFEPKRGADYEGTMYINADDFAVIRIDYDNVKTLKSIKLFGISYQEHLSRGKMIFAKNENNTYDLQYLEREAGNKAGIRRPLKIIEKNKVVKGRNKQNELYVKLDMAITSVTKYEIVVFDAENISKSTYNDFKESKGIKPEYLRKYDPEFWKGYNIIEPNQAIKEFTAEE; the protein is encoded by the coding sequence ATGCGTAAAACTACACAGCTTGTAATCTTAATTTTTACTCTGATTATAAGCAATTACTCAACCGCTCAAGAACTTACAGCAAGTATTAAAGATACAGCTAATAAAGAAGCTATACCATATGTTTCCGTTGTATTATCTAATAAAAAAGGTGTTATAACAAATGGAGAAGGAAAATTTTCTTTAAGCACCACAAATACAACTGCTATAGATTCTATTTTTATTAGTTGTATTGGATACGAGACCATTGCACAACCAGTAAGCACATTTACAGATAGTATTATTTATATGACTCCAAAAACCATAGAACTTAATGAGGTTTTGGTATCTAATAAAAACTACACAGGAGAAGAAATTATAGATATGGTTAAAGACAGTTTAGATAAAAACTATAACAAGGATTTCACTAGAAAAAAAATATTCCTTAGAGAGTCTAATTATGAAGGGTTAGATAAGACAAATTACACCTTTATGAAATCTACCATAAAAGAACTTAACAAACCCTTTTTAGATAGTGTTATAACTGCTTTACCTAAAAGAGATAATAGTTATTCTGAAGTTTTGTGTGATATCTATGGAAATTATAATGCAGAAACCTTAAAAATAGATCCTATAAAGGCATGTAGATTATATGATAAAAACTCTGAATTAGATATTACTAAGCTCGAAGAAAAGTTTAATGACATTATTAAAAAAAATGTAAAGCCAGATTCATATTTTAAAATAAAATCGGGTATTGTTGGTGTTAAAGTTGATGGCGAACTAAGCAATCCTAGTGACGTAAAAAAAGATAGTGCAGCACTAAAAAAAGAATTAAAGGAAAAGAAAAAATTAGAAGAAGCACGCAGAGTTAGTTATGCTACGTATAAAAAAACTACCATAGGCAACCAATTTAGTAATTTGTTTTATATGGATGACCCCAAACTAAACGTGATAACAAAATCTGGGCGTTACAACTTTACCATAAAAGACTATACGTATTGGGGCAACGCTCCTGTTTACATTATAGATTTTGAACCTAAGAGAGGCGCAGATTACGAAGGAACTATGTATATAAATGCAGATGATTTTGCTGTAATACGTATAGATTATGATAATGTAAAAACATTAAAAAGTATTAAGTTATTCGGAATTTCTTACCAAGAACATTTATCTAGAGGAAAAATGATTTTTGCAAAAAATGAAAACAACACCTACGACTTGCAATATCTAGAACGAGAGGCCGGAAATAAAGCAGGCATAAGAAGACCATTAAAAATAATTGAAAAGAATAAGGTTGTTAAAGGAAGAAATAAGCAAAATGAACTTTACGTAAAGTTAGATATGGCAATTACAAGTGTAACCAAGTATGAAATTGTTGTTTTTGATGCTGAAAACATTTCAAAATCAACTTACAACGACTTTAAAGAAAGCAAGGGCATTAAGCCAGAATACTTGCGTAAATATGATCCAGAATTTTGGAAAGGCTACAACATTATAGAGCCTAACCAAGCTATTAAAGAGTTTACTGCAGAAGAATAA
- a CDS encoding DUF423 domain-containing protein, with translation MIIIIKVFAALYGMLAVIFGAFGAHALKKIFTDDQLKNFETGVKYQMYHAIVLLVLGFNYSFSSTIEVVMGYAFIIGIFLFSFSIYGLCISSAKGKKIKILGPITPLGGLGLVLGWALLLLNFINL, from the coding sequence ATGATTATCATAATAAAAGTATTTGCTGCCTTATACGGTATGTTGGCTGTTATTTTTGGAGCTTTTGGAGCTCACGCTCTAAAAAAAATATTTACAGATGACCAACTCAAAAATTTTGAAACTGGTGTAAAGTATCAAATGTATCATGCTATTGTGTTGTTAGTTTTGGGTTTTAACTATAGTTTTTCTTCAACCATAGAGGTTGTAATGGGTTATGCTTTTATTATAGGTATCTTTTTATTTTCTTTTAGCATATACGGTTTGTGTATTTCATCAGCTAAAGGAAAAAAAATAAAAATTCTTGGTCCAATAACGCCCCTAGGAGGTTTGGGACTAGTCCTAGGATGGGCGCTTTTGCTACTTAATTTTATTAATCTATAG
- a CDS encoding metal ABC transporter permease has translation MSSAQLEIQLIACLVAIACAIPGTFLVLRKMAMISDAISHSILPGLVIGFFLTEDLNSPWLILLAAVTGVITVVLVEYIQKTGLVKEDTAIGLVFPALFSIGVILIAKNANDVHLDVDAVLLGELAFAPFDRLIVNGVDIGAKSLWVIGSIVVVTLILLFTFFKELKVSTFDKQLAATLGFSPLVIHYGLMSVASVTTVGAFDAVGAILVVALMIAPAAMAYLLTNDLKKMLIIAVVSGVVSALIGYWVAHYLDASIAGSMTTVLGVLFLLVYLFAPSKGLISVVFRQKRQQVEVYLLTFMLHLQNHTEESERHINHLGEHINWGKMQSKTVLDLALKNNMIVIDDNIISLTEKGQGFTNKAIDYITTNSTVAIEEMKEDFFLFRG, from the coding sequence ATGAGTAGCGCACAATTAGAAATACAACTTATTGCTTGTCTGGTGGCTATTGCATGTGCCATACCTGGTACTTTTTTAGTGCTTCGTAAAATGGCTATGATAAGTGATGCTATTAGTCACTCTATATTACCAGGTTTGGTAATTGGTTTCTTTTTAACCGAAGACTTAAACTCGCCTTGGCTTATATTGCTTGCTGCTGTTACGGGAGTTATTACAGTTGTTTTGGTAGAATACATTCAAAAAACCGGACTCGTAAAAGAAGACACTGCTATAGGATTGGTTTTTCCTGCATTGTTTAGTATTGGTGTAATTTTAATTGCAAAAAATGCGAATGATGTACATTTAGATGTAGATGCTGTTTTATTAGGAGAACTTGCTTTTGCTCCTTTTGATAGGCTTATTGTGAATGGTGTAGATATAGGAGCAAAATCGCTATGGGTTATTGGTAGTATTGTAGTTGTAACTTTAATTTTACTGTTTACGTTTTTTAAAGAACTAAAAGTAAGTACGTTTGATAAGCAACTTGCTGCAACTTTAGGTTTTTCTCCTTTAGTAATACATTATGGGTTAATGTCTGTTGCTTCTGTTACTACAGTTGGAGCTTTTGATGCTGTTGGTGCCATACTTGTAGTGGCGCTTATGATTGCTCCTGCTGCAATGGCTTATTTACTTACAAATGATCTAAAAAAAATGCTTATTATAGCAGTTGTTTCTGGCGTGGTTTCTGCGTTAATAGGGTATTGGGTTGCACATTATTTAGACGCTTCTATTGCAGGTTCTATGACTACTGTTTTGGGTGTGTTATTTTTATTAGTGTATTTATTTGCGCCAAGTAAAGGGTTAATATCAGTAGTGTTTAGACAAAAAAGACAACAAGTAGAGGTGTATTTGTTAACCTTTATGTTGCACTTACAAAATCATACAGAAGAGTCAGAACGACATATAAATCACCTTGGGGAACATATTAATTGGGGAAAAATGCAATCTAAAACTGTATTAGACCTCGCGTTAAAAAATAATATGATTGTAATAGATGATAACATTATATCACTAACAGAAAAGGGGCAAGGTTTTACAAACAAAGCTATAGATTATATTACAACCAATAGTACTGTGGCAATAGAGGAAATGAAAGAAGATTTCTTTTTGTTTAGAGGGTAA
- a CDS encoding metal ABC transporter permease, giving the protein MNITEYFNLLFTDYTLQTITLGTAVLGALCGMLGSFAVLRKQSLLGDAISHAALPGIALAFLITGAKDSNTLLLGALVSGLVGTFWIRGIVKKTHLKTDTALGLILSLFFGFGMLLLTFIQKMPNANQAGLDKYLFGQAATLVASDVWTMCIIAGLSLLILLVFWKEFKLLLFDADYTKSLGFNVKFLDVLITFFIVISIVVGLQTVGVVLMSAMLLAPAAAARQWTNSLSVMVVLAAIFGAFSGVFGTAISASSNNLSTGPVIVLIAAVFVLFSFVFSPKRGLLFREIRYRNNRKDLELNKTLAFMYQIVESHDNIDHPHAIKILNNFHGFTRKSLQKLEDRELITVTKTMWSLTEKGFTTAANLYNQLEENE; this is encoded by the coding sequence GTGAATATAACTGAATATTTTAACCTTCTTTTTACAGACTACACGTTACAAACTATAACGTTGGGTACAGCTGTTTTAGGTGCTTTGTGTGGTATGCTGGGGAGTTTTGCTGTGTTGCGTAAACAGAGTTTGCTAGGAGATGCTATATCTCATGCGGCACTACCAGGTATAGCATTAGCCTTTTTAATTACAGGAGCAAAAGATAGTAATACGTTGTTGTTAGGTGCACTAGTGAGTGGTTTAGTTGGTACTTTTTGGATACGAGGAATTGTAAAAAAAACACATTTAAAAACTGATACGGCTTTAGGTTTAATTTTGTCTTTGTTTTTTGGTTTTGGTATGTTGTTGTTAACCTTTATACAAAAAATGCCTAATGCAAACCAGGCCGGTTTAGATAAGTATTTATTTGGACAAGCAGCTACTTTGGTAGCTAGTGATGTATGGACAATGTGTATTATTGCTGGTTTAAGTTTACTTATTCTATTGGTTTTTTGGAAAGAATTTAAACTATTACTTTTTGATGCTGATTACACAAAATCATTAGGTTTTAATGTGAAATTTTTAGATGTTTTAATTACTTTTTTTATAGTAATTTCTATTGTTGTGGGACTACAAACTGTTGGTGTAGTCTTAATGAGCGCTATGCTATTAGCGCCAGCAGCAGCAGCTAGGCAATGGACAAATAGTTTAAGTGTAATGGTAGTTTTAGCGGCTATTTTTGGTGCTTTCTCAGGAGTGTTTGGTACTGCAATTAGTGCAAGTTCTAATAATTTATCTACAGGACCAGTAATTGTTTTAATAGCTGCTGTTTTTGTGTTGTTTTCTTTTGTTTTTTCACCTAAAAGAGGATTGTTGTTTAGGGAGATTAGGTATCGTAACAACCGTAAAGATTTGGAGTTGAATAAAACCCTGGCCTTTATGTATCAAATTGTGGAGTCGCATGATAACATTGACCATCCGCATGCTATAAAAATTTTAAATAATTTTCACGGATTTACACGTAAATCCCTTCAGAAATTAGAAGATAGAGAACTAATTACAGTAACTAAAACAATGTGGTCTTTAACAGAAAAAGGGTTTACCACTGCCGCTAATTTATATAATCAACTAGAAGAAAATGAGTAG
- a CDS encoding metal ABC transporter ATP-binding protein, whose protein sequence is METNYAITVDDLTVAYNYKPVLWDIDLAIPEGVLMAIVGPNGAGKSTLIKSILGIIKPIAGSVKIFGKPYKKQFKEVAYVPQKGSVDWDFPTTALDVVMMGTYGSLGWIKRPGQKEKKAALEALEKVGMLSFKSRQISQLSGGQQQRIFLARALVQNASIYLMDEPFQGVDATTEKAIINILKELRKAGKTLIVVHHDLQTVPEYFDWVTFLNVKKIATGPVKDIFNDGNLTKTYGINYKVSVQE, encoded by the coding sequence ATGGAAACAAACTATGCCATTACGGTAGATGACCTTACGGTTGCTTATAACTATAAACCAGTTTTGTGGGATATAGATTTGGCAATACCAGAAGGTGTGCTTATGGCAATTGTTGGGCCAAACGGAGCAGGTAAATCTACCTTAATAAAATCTATTTTAGGAATTATTAAACCTATTGCAGGTAGCGTAAAAATTTTTGGAAAACCCTATAAAAAGCAATTTAAAGAGGTTGCTTACGTGCCGCAAAAGGGCAGTGTAGATTGGGATTTTCCAACCACTGCTTTAGATGTTGTAATGATGGGAACTTATGGCAGTTTAGGTTGGATTAAAAGACCTGGGCAAAAAGAAAAAAAAGCTGCATTAGAAGCTTTAGAAAAAGTAGGTATGTTGTCTTTTAAATCTAGACAAATTAGCCAGCTTAGTGGCGGACAACAACAACGTATATTTTTAGCTAGAGCATTAGTGCAAAATGCAAGTATTTATTTAATGGATGAACCTTTTCAGGGCGTAGATGCTACTACAGAAAAAGCTATAATTAATATTTTAAAAGAACTGCGCAAAGCCGGAAAAACACTAATTGTAGTACACCATGATTTACAAACTGTACCCGAATATTTTGATTGGGTTACGTTTTTAAATGTGAAAAAAATAGCTACTGGTCCGGTTAAAGATATTTTTAATGATGGAAATTTAACCAAAACTTATGGTATAAACTATAAAGTAAGTGTGCAAGAGTAA